A stretch of Deinococcus roseus DNA encodes these proteins:
- a CDS encoding GGDEF domain-containing protein, whose amino-acid sequence MPAGGFFSRSHPLAYGWMAALFLGSNLYLTFSKKPDIKWAERLNLLLGTLLCWNQIYTASFLNPVGLEGFFVLFAMTSLSVVAFSYRRALQVIAVQAGVGIVLPWVADLFFNVLTGREWLYMFSMETIVLACVVLQTAVAWFKAQFDQEEARRLMLQEQASTDPLTGLRNRRAMLEQLQEAQFEESCLILLDIDHFKKINDQHGHNTGDDVLCEVARVLQDHVSDPHQVSRWGGEEFLVLLPQTTAPEGLRLAEKIRLQLAEHDFPQVHQVTASFGVSDSQPAEPLRAWIQRADQALYQAKRTGRNQVRLAGEDADFAVSTHKMPLKRSEGH is encoded by the coding sequence GTGCCTGCTGGGGGCTTTTTTTCCAGGTCCCATCCGCTGGCTTACGGCTGGATGGCTGCGCTTTTTCTGGGCTCCAACCTGTACCTGACCTTCAGCAAGAAACCGGACATCAAATGGGCTGAGCGCCTGAACCTGTTGCTGGGCACTTTGCTGTGCTGGAACCAGATCTACACCGCTTCTTTTTTGAATCCGGTGGGTCTGGAGGGGTTTTTTGTGCTGTTCGCCATGACCTCCCTCTCGGTGGTGGCGTTCTCTTACCGCCGGGCCTTGCAGGTGATTGCTGTACAGGCCGGGGTGGGCATTGTGCTTCCCTGGGTGGCAGACCTGTTCTTCAATGTGCTGACCGGGCGGGAATGGCTTTACATGTTCAGCATGGAAACCATTGTGCTGGCCTGTGTGGTGCTGCAAACCGCAGTGGCGTGGTTCAAGGCCCAGTTTGACCAGGAAGAAGCCCGCCGCCTGATGCTGCAGGAGCAGGCCTCCACCGATCCCCTGACCGGGTTGCGCAACCGCAGGGCCATGCTGGAACAGTTGCAGGAGGCGCAATTCGAGGAGAGTTGCCTGATCTTGCTGGACATCGACCACTTCAAGAAGATCAATGACCAGCACGGTCACAACACTGGAGACGATGTGCTCTGTGAAGTGGCCAGGGTGCTTCAGGATCACGTTTCTGACCCCCATCAGGTGTCCAGGTGGGGAGGCGAGGAGTTTCTGGTGCTTTTGCCCCAGACCACAGCACCTGAGGGACTGCGTCTGGCCGAAAAGATCCGCCTGCAGCTGGCTGAACATGATTTTCCCCAGGTGCATCAGGTGACCGCAAGTTTTGGGGTGTCAGATTCACAACCAGCAGAGCCCCTGAGGGCCTGGATTCAGCGTGCAGACCAGGCGCTCTATCAGGCAAAAAGAACCGGGCGCAATCAGGTGCGTCTGGCCGGGGAAGATGCAGACTTTGCTGTCTCAACCCACAAGATGCCTTTGAAGAGGTCTGAAGGACACTGA
- a CDS encoding starch-binding protein: MAPASTTHNTTITRQALPMPNWKEQTIYFVLTDRFFNGNTSNDNGNNNKAGDTKDLSNPMGWHGGDLAGIKQKIESGYFNQMGFTAIWLTPVYLQVPAVMANDGPNAGKWHAGYAGYWSEDFFSVEPHMGSLQDLKDLVTAAHAKGLYVIQDMVVNHAGYNAQLKTQHANWFHSGSCPTWNDVTCPLSGLPDFNQEVTEARDYLNNSTRFWVDQTGIDAIRMDTMKHVYDSYWPQYFASGGPADTSKVWTVGEVFDYSPDNLARYMRLGSPSVFDFALQKAMVDSLGKRGSLDAISGVLAQDSKYPDAGRLTTFLDNHDIRRFMSEGIEIGIPENEQRERLDAATSLMYMVRGTPSIYYGTEIYMKGKGDPYNNPAGQTNREDMNFSATSSSAMVARLTALNKARKDNKALTGGNYSELWKPNGGTNLLAFSRNLSGQPSVVVLVNGSDQTIDLAGLGGITVGSALTAGSALTEITGKSNNLSLNAQGKLVGSIPARSVLAVKSGGTNCTTVAFTPTPTNFKGTPADKSAILTWDQINDCHLTGLTIQYKKTTDAAFGAAITLPNTSSSYTATALTNGVSYTFRLTAKGSGGDKPVDTTVTPAVPAGINVYFKKPAAWSTPNIHFWSVTASPAIADSVWPGKPMNLYCASWYQYTFTAASNVNLLFVNSANTTQKTTDQVRTKTGWYDGNTNTWSDTAPATANPGSFTSSAGNAQVTLNWTASPDCVTGYKVFRKLATDAAYPTTPLATLASTALTFNDTTAVNGTTYDYQIVAVNGTAQSSGLTTRATPGASTGLTVHFKKPSTWGKANIHFWNVVASPAIANSVWPGVTMTLESGDWYKYTFTGGTSANLLFVDGNNTTVKTADLTRNKEGWYDGNTSTWFDSKPSDDLVVHVKPPTTWTKVNVHFWNVVASPAIANSVWPGVTMTSEGNGWYKYTFSKASSANLLFVNGDATTQKTVDLTRNKEGWYDVAQSKWFDAQP; this comes from the coding sequence ATGGCTCCTGCCAGCACCACCCACAACACCACCATCACCCGACAAGCCCTTCCCATGCCCAACTGGAAAGAGCAAACCATTTACTTTGTGCTGACCGACCGTTTCTTCAACGGCAACACCAGCAACGACAACGGCAACAACAACAAAGCCGGAGACACCAAAGACCTCTCCAACCCCATGGGCTGGCACGGTGGCGATCTGGCAGGCATCAAACAAAAAATTGAGTCAGGCTACTTCAACCAGATGGGTTTCACCGCCATCTGGCTCACCCCGGTTTACCTGCAGGTGCCTGCAGTCATGGCCAACGATGGCCCCAATGCAGGCAAGTGGCACGCAGGTTACGCAGGTTACTGGTCTGAAGATTTCTTCAGTGTGGAACCCCACATGGGCAGCCTGCAAGACCTCAAAGACCTGGTCACCGCCGCCCACGCCAAAGGCCTGTATGTGATTCAGGACATGGTGGTCAACCATGCTGGATACAACGCACAGCTGAAAACCCAGCACGCCAACTGGTTCCACAGCGGATCCTGCCCCACCTGGAACGATGTCACCTGTCCCCTTTCTGGCCTTCCCGACTTCAACCAGGAGGTCACCGAGGCCAGAGACTACCTCAACAACTCCACCCGTTTCTGGGTTGATCAAACCGGCATTGATGCCATTCGCATGGACACCATGAAGCATGTCTATGACTCTTACTGGCCCCAGTACTTCGCCAGTGGTGGACCCGCAGACACCAGCAAAGTCTGGACGGTGGGTGAGGTTTTCGATTACAGCCCGGACAACCTGGCCCGCTACATGCGGCTGGGCAGCCCTTCGGTGTTCGATTTCGCGCTGCAAAAGGCCATGGTGGATTCCCTCGGGAAACGCGGCTCTCTGGACGCCATCTCTGGCGTGCTGGCCCAGGACAGCAAGTATCCCGATGCAGGCCGCCTCACCACCTTCCTGGACAACCACGACATCCGCCGCTTCATGAGCGAGGGCATCGAAATTGGCATTCCTGAAAACGAACAGAGAGAGCGTCTGGACGCAGCGACCAGCCTGATGTACATGGTGCGGGGCACGCCCAGCATTTATTACGGCACCGAGATTTACATGAAGGGCAAAGGGGACCCCTACAACAACCCCGCAGGCCAGACCAACCGGGAAGACATGAACTTCTCCGCCACCTCTTCTTCTGCCATGGTGGCCCGCCTGACCGCCCTCAACAAGGCCCGCAAAGACAACAAAGCCCTGACGGGCGGCAACTACAGCGAACTGTGGAAGCCCAATGGCGGCACCAACCTGCTGGCCTTCTCCCGCAACCTGTCTGGTCAGCCCTCCGTGGTGGTGCTGGTCAACGGCAGCGACCAGACCATTGACCTGGCAGGCCTGGGGGGCATCACCGTGGGCAGTGCGCTCACCGCAGGCAGTGCGCTCACCGAAATCACCGGCAAGAGCAACAACCTGAGCCTGAACGCCCAGGGCAAACTGGTGGGCAGCATTCCTGCCCGCAGCGTGCTGGCCGTAAAATCTGGGGGCACCAACTGCACCACTGTGGCCTTCACGCCCACCCCAACCAACTTCAAAGGCACCCCCGCAGACAAGAGCGCCATTCTGACCTGGGACCAGATCAACGATTGCCACCTGACTGGCCTGACCATTCAGTACAAAAAGACCACCGATGCCGCTTTTGGTGCAGCCATCACCCTGCCCAACACCAGCAGCTCCTACACCGCCACCGCCCTCACCAACGGAGTGAGCTACACCTTCCGCCTGACCGCCAAAGGCTCTGGTGGAGACAAACCCGTAGACACCACCGTCACCCCTGCCGTGCCTGCGGGCATCAACGTCTACTTCAAGAAGCCCGCAGCCTGGAGCACCCCCAACATCCACTTCTGGAGCGTGACCGCCTCCCCTGCCATTGCAGACAGCGTCTGGCCCGGAAAACCCATGAACCTGTACTGCGCCAGCTGGTACCAGTACACCTTCACGGCCGCCAGCAACGTGAACCTGCTGTTCGTGAACAGTGCCAACACCACCCAGAAAACCACCGATCAGGTGCGCACCAAGACCGGCTGGTACGACGGCAACACCAACACCTGGAGTGACACTGCACCCGCCACCGCCAACCCTGGCAGCTTCACCTCCAGTGCAGGCAACGCCCAGGTGACCCTGAACTGGACCGCCAGCCCCGACTGCGTCACGGGCTACAAGGTTTTCAGAAAACTGGCCACCGACGCTGCTTACCCCACCACACCCCTCGCCACCCTGGCCAGCACTGCCCTGACCTTCAATGACACCACTGCAGTCAATGGCACCACCTACGACTACCAGATTGTGGCTGTCAACGGCACCGCCCAGAGCAGCGGTCTGACCACCAGAGCCACCCCCGGCGCTTCCACGGGCCTCACCGTGCACTTCAAGAAGCCCAGCACCTGGGGCAAAGCCAACATCCACTTCTGGAATGTGGTCGCCAGCCCCGCCATCGCCAACAGCGTCTGGCCCGGCGTGACCATGACCCTGGAATCTGGCGACTGGTACAAATACACCTTCACTGGCGGCACCTCTGCCAACCTGCTCTTTGTGGACGGCAACAACACCACCGTTAAGACTGCAGACCTCACCCGCAACAAAGAAGGCTGGTATGACGGCAACACCAGCACCTGGTTCGACAGCAAACCCAGCGACGATCTGGTCGTGCACGTCAAACCCCCCACCACCTGGACCAAAGTGAATGTCCACTTCTGGAACGTGGTCGCCAGCCCCGCCATCGCCAACAGCGTCTGGCCCGGCGTGACCATGACCAGTGAAGGCAACGGCTGGTACAAATACACCTTCAGCAAAGCCAGCTCTGCCAACCTGCTCTTCGTGAACGGAGATGCCACCACCCAGAAAACCGTCGACCTGACCCGCAACAAAGAAGGCTGGTACGACGTGGCGCAAAGCAAGTGGTTTGACGCACAGCCCTGA
- a CDS encoding helix-turn-helix transcriptional regulator, translated as MFDSDNPHHKKARKLFEIIEMLRDRPCTSRELSQRLGISQRSVQRCLRDLQDLQIGLRQNKNIAGVFIYSLPSQAEQLNEVETLITHNAVRMLYHHATSPNHHYLRVLEKLAAKLGEPARSIVQRSTRNLKQRVSPVPDEGRTLETVARAWLHGKVVQFDYQSPGHTEGRQKYELEVYFVEVSRSNLATYVIGFERKYHQQIRTFKLSRMKNAVVQATTYQIPDSFDPSLYLSGAWGVIGASSGTPVSVRLKFDREATVRLQEGGYPNLTITHEFADGSSIASIQVGTDLQGFPREILPWVLSWGSKVQVLEPQSLRDRCQQEALAMLAHFASGAACPHVQPS; from the coding sequence ATGTTTGACAGCGACAACCCACACCACAAAAAAGCCCGCAAGCTTTTCGAGATCATCGAGATGCTGAGGGACCGCCCTTGCACTTCCAGAGAACTGTCCCAGCGTCTGGGCATTTCCCAGCGCAGCGTGCAGCGTTGCCTGAGGGATTTGCAGGATTTGCAAATTGGCCTGCGCCAGAACAAAAACATCGCTGGCGTTTTCATTTACTCACTTCCCAGTCAGGCAGAACAACTCAATGAAGTGGAAACCCTGATCACCCACAATGCGGTGCGCATGCTTTACCACCATGCCACTTCCCCCAACCACCATTACCTGAGGGTGCTGGAAAAACTGGCCGCCAAACTGGGAGAACCCGCCAGATCCATTGTCCAGCGCAGCACCCGCAACCTCAAGCAGCGGGTCAGTCCTGTGCCAGACGAGGGACGCACCCTGGAAACCGTGGCAAGGGCCTGGCTGCATGGCAAAGTGGTGCAATTTGATTACCAGAGTCCAGGACACACCGAAGGACGCCAGAAATATGAGCTGGAGGTGTATTTCGTGGAGGTCAGCCGCTCCAATCTGGCCACTTACGTGATTGGCTTTGAACGCAAATACCATCAGCAAATCCGCACCTTCAAGCTGTCCCGCATGAAAAACGCCGTTGTGCAGGCCACCACCTACCAGATTCCCGACTCTTTTGATCCCAGCCTTTACCTGTCTGGAGCCTGGGGCGTGATTGGCGCCAGCAGTGGCACCCCGGTTTCTGTGCGCCTGAAATTTGACCGGGAAGCCACTGTCCGCTTGCAGGAAGGCGGTTACCCCAACCTCACCATCACCCATGAATTTGCCGATGGCAGCAGCATTGCCTCCATTCAGGTGGGCACCGATCTGCAGGGTTTTCCCAGAGAAATCCTGCCCTGGGTGCTGTCCTGGGGATCCAAGGTACAGGTGCTGGAACCCCAGAGCCTCAGGGACCGTTGCCAGCAGGAAGCCCTGGCCATGCTGGCCCATTTTGCAAGCGGCGCTGCTTGCCCTCATGTGCAGCCTTCCTGA
- a CDS encoding SDR family oxidoreductase → MSRQQMGRPGTPEEIAFLAVCLASDESPFTTGQVHIIDGGWSNP, encoded by the coding sequence GTGTCCCGTCAGCAGATGGGCCGCCCCGGAACCCCCGAAGAGATTGCTTTTCTGGCCGTGTGTCTGGCCAGCGATGAAAGCCCATTCACCACCGGACAGGTGCACATCATTGATGGAGGATGGTCCAACCCATGA
- a CDS encoding fumarylacetoacetate hydrolase family protein — translation MKLLRFGEPGQEKPGLLDGETLRDLSGVIRDVNPQTLSDAALENLRQLDFSTLPEVTGNPRIGACVARVGKFICIGLNYKDHADETGAAYPKEPIIFMKATSAIQGPNDTILIPRNSKKTDWEVELGVVIGRAGKYISVENALSHVAGYCTINDVSEREFQMERGGTWDKGKGCDTFGPIGPYLVTRDEVPDPQNLSLWLEVDGHRYQNGTTANMIFTVAELVSCVSQFMSLQPGDIISTGTPAGVGLGQKPEPVYLQAGQTIRLAVEGLGEQLQRVAQDA, via the coding sequence ATGAAACTCTTGAGATTTGGCGAACCAGGACAGGAAAAACCCGGCCTTCTGGATGGAGAAACCCTCCGCGACCTCAGCGGTGTGATCCGCGACGTGAACCCCCAGACCCTCAGCGATGCAGCGCTGGAAAACCTGCGTCAGCTTGACTTTTCCACCCTCCCTGAGGTCACCGGAAACCCCAGAATCGGGGCCTGCGTGGCCAGGGTGGGAAAATTCATCTGCATTGGACTGAACTACAAAGACCACGCGGATGAAACCGGAGCGGCTTACCCAAAAGAGCCCATCATTTTCATGAAAGCCACCAGTGCCATCCAGGGACCGAATGACACCATCCTCATTCCCAGAAACAGCAAAAAAACCGACTGGGAAGTGGAACTGGGCGTGGTGATCGGAAGGGCAGGGAAATACATTTCTGTAGAGAATGCCCTTTCCCATGTGGCGGGTTACTGCACCATTAACGACGTTTCAGAAAGGGAATTCCAGATGGAACGGGGTGGCACCTGGGACAAGGGCAAGGGTTGCGACACCTTCGGACCCATTGGACCCTACCTGGTGACGCGCGATGAAGTGCCAGATCCGCAAAACCTCTCCCTGTGGCTGGAGGTGGACGGACACCGTTACCAGAACGGCACCACCGCCAACATGATTTTCACGGTGGCCGAACTGGTCAGTTGTGTCAGCCAGTTCATGTCCTTGCAACCCGGAGACATCATCAGCACGGGCACACCTGCCGGTGTGGGTCTGGGCCAGAAACCCGAACCTGTTTACCTGCAGGCAGGGCAGACCATCCGCCTTGCTGTGGAAGGCCTGGGAGAGCAACTTCAAAGGGTGGCCCAGGATGCCTGA
- a CDS encoding tetratricopeptide repeat protein, protein MPNPLHPDVLMATRHSAVLLWESGQIALTVQTLQTLLDAARKQHDFAVLHESVFSALPEDLLCNTAVAEQYAFVLCRARKQPAYLNFLERFSHHHHPTPALKVVQGWALMYNQQQSNIETALVLLQAQEGQTQGWFEGLRLRILGECLAWLNRAGWEAHFVQARQHLTGASLGLCLMEEGTYQANHGRPLEARTLWAEALPLLREDAHYHAWLRYNLGITILGTYPEEAERHFLELEQLRHRQEAKDFLASAWRGLGSARRVLGELDRAVACYREALKRATEKDDREQALWGLGRTFTQAGKAFEGLSFLKEAHQVQEARWIQADMAVAHLLLEDLTRAEKAAHSIDLHNAKRSGQVALLCLAEISRQQNQMDQVQKHLSSIDFSRWHLREDRRCFEHLFVLAEQLGFPAIKVFPLVQGYTVQVQAEGVLNVQVNGRPIPLKPTSKPAELLVRLLEKDGRDTLDSLLDALFRDEDTTRRKAGQALWNHVKKLRALLGWEDSVQAPGGVFLLDPGACWNYDMAEARTSGRKVRGFLEGVYSEWVLETQQELGTT, encoded by the coding sequence GTGCCCAACCCGTTGCATCCCGATGTTCTGATGGCCACCCGGCACAGTGCTGTGTTGCTCTGGGAGTCAGGTCAGATTGCACTGACCGTCCAGACCCTGCAAACGCTGCTGGATGCTGCACGCAAGCAGCATGATTTTGCGGTGTTGCATGAATCGGTTTTCTCAGCGCTGCCAGAAGACCTGCTCTGCAACACTGCAGTGGCAGAGCAATATGCTTTTGTGCTGTGTCGGGCCAGGAAACAGCCTGCGTACCTGAATTTTCTGGAACGTTTTTCACACCACCACCACCCCACCCCTGCCCTGAAGGTGGTGCAGGGGTGGGCCCTGATGTACAACCAGCAGCAAAGCAACATCGAAACCGCACTGGTTTTGCTGCAAGCGCAGGAAGGACAGACCCAGGGCTGGTTTGAGGGTTTGCGCCTGAGGATCCTTGGAGAGTGTCTGGCCTGGTTGAACAGAGCAGGCTGGGAAGCGCATTTTGTGCAGGCCAGACAGCACCTGACGGGCGCTTCACTGGGCCTGTGCCTGATGGAAGAAGGCACCTACCAGGCCAACCACGGACGCCCACTGGAAGCCCGCACCTTGTGGGCCGAAGCGCTGCCCCTGCTGCGTGAAGATGCCCATTACCATGCATGGTTGCGTTACAACCTGGGCATCACCATCCTGGGCACCTACCCAGAAGAGGCCGAAAGGCATTTTCTGGAACTTGAACAGTTGCGTCACCGCCAGGAGGCAAAAGATTTCCTTGCCTCTGCATGGCGGGGCCTGGGGTCGGCCAGACGCGTGCTGGGTGAACTGGACCGTGCTGTTGCCTGCTACCGGGAAGCCCTGAAGCGGGCCACCGAGAAAGACGACAGGGAGCAGGCGCTCTGGGGTCTGGGACGCACGTTCACCCAGGCAGGCAAAGCCTTTGAAGGGCTGTCTTTCCTGAAAGAAGCCCACCAGGTGCAAGAAGCCCGGTGGATCCAGGCAGACATGGCCGTGGCCCACCTGCTGCTGGAGGATCTGACCCGTGCCGAAAAAGCTGCACACAGCATCGACCTGCACAACGCAAAACGTTCTGGTCAGGTGGCACTCTTGTGTCTGGCAGAAATCAGCAGGCAGCAAAACCAGATGGATCAAGTCCAGAAACACCTGTCCAGCATTGATTTTTCCCGGTGGCACCTCAGGGAAGACCGCAGGTGTTTTGAACACCTGTTTGTGCTGGCAGAACAGCTGGGGTTCCCTGCCATCAAAGTTTTCCCTCTGGTGCAGGGGTACACCGTGCAGGTGCAGGCCGAGGGGGTCCTGAACGTGCAGGTCAATGGCCGCCCCATCCCCCTTAAACCCACCAGCAAACCCGCAGAACTGCTGGTCCGGTTGCTGGAAAAAGACGGACGGGACACCCTGGACAGCCTGCTGGATGCCCTTTTTCGGGACGAGGACACCACCCGCCGGAAAGCCGGTCAGGCCCTGTGGAACCATGTCAAAAAATTGCGTGCCCTGCTGGGCTGGGAAGACAGCGTGCAGGCACCCGGTGGGGTGTTCCTGCTGGACCCCGGGGCCTGCTGGAATTACGACATGGCAGAAGCCCGGACCTCAGGGCGCAAGGTCCGGGGATTTCTGGAAGGGGTTTATTCCGAGTGGGTGCTGGAAACCCAGCAGGAACTGGGCACCACCTGA
- the trxA gene encoding thioredoxin codes for MGKALELTDENFQISIQNGYTLVDFWAPWCPPCRFIGPIIEELASTYEGKMTLGKINVDHNQHTALKYKVMNLPTVILFHNGEVVEVIVGARNKNQYGQAIDRHLLAGV; via the coding sequence ATGGGAAAAGCACTTGAACTGACCGATGAAAATTTCCAGATCAGCATCCAGAACGGCTACACCCTGGTGGATTTCTGGGCTCCCTGGTGCCCTCCCTGCCGCTTCATTGGCCCCATCATTGAAGAACTGGCCAGCACCTACGAGGGGAAAATGACGCTGGGCAAAATCAACGTGGACCACAACCAGCACACCGCCCTGAAATACAAAGTGATGAACCTGCCCACCGTGATCCTGTTCCACAACGGCGAAGTGGTCGAGGTGATCGTGGGAGCGCGCAACAAGAACCAGTACGGGCAGGCCATTGACAGACACCTGCTGGCCGGGGTTTGA
- a CDS encoding phosphotransferase, whose protein sequence is MSTTEPAAPAETQWHFHARILLLHPTENHVLLHHEALPAIDHTESLYMGNKVAGLLEAYSDLVFLQRLSIVKDKVSESEGHVHYVFALVKRTADLPKGCRWADPSALSEDVQEFALQALNPSPRLPWRSRGWLDQAISWADQALQKQGLERTGQPEMVKAWEISVLYKLPIQGGTVFLKAVPDYFEREGPLTRWLSGLHPGAAPEVLALDPEQNIFLLKGAGHEKVGPEKAQTAVQLLATLQRKTESRTGELLQLGCLDRGCQALKQHVQDLLVDDGALGAGDLLTPEEQIRLKNTLPVLHQMLDDLDSSPIPSTLVHGDVHLGNVVSEGDTLTFLDWSDGSVSHPFIDMNSRYLLDSENPDELQQLTDSYLQAWTDVLPLEDLRELHKKAVLAGELHRAVSYHRYIIPGVGGKSDWDDAYIWHLKNVLNVLER, encoded by the coding sequence ATGTCCACAACCGAACCTGCTGCGCCCGCTGAAACCCAGTGGCACTTTCATGCCCGCATCCTCCTGCTGCATCCCACTGAAAATCACGTCCTGCTGCACCATGAAGCCCTTCCTGCCATAGACCACACCGAAAGCCTGTACATGGGCAACAAGGTGGCTGGACTGCTGGAAGCTTACAGCGATCTGGTGTTCCTGCAGCGTCTGAGCATCGTCAAAGACAAAGTTTCTGAATCCGAGGGCCATGTGCATTACGTGTTCGCCCTGGTCAAACGCACTGCAGACCTGCCCAAAGGGTGCCGCTGGGCAGACCCCTCAGCACTTTCAGAAGATGTGCAGGAGTTTGCTTTGCAGGCCCTGAATCCCAGTCCCAGATTGCCCTGGAGGTCCAGAGGATGGTTGGATCAGGCGATTTCGTGGGCAGATCAGGCCCTGCAAAAACAGGGTCTGGAACGCACAGGTCAGCCCGAAATGGTCAAAGCCTGGGAAATCAGCGTGCTGTACAAACTTCCCATTCAGGGAGGCACAGTGTTTCTGAAAGCCGTGCCCGATTATTTTGAACGGGAAGGCCCCCTGACCCGGTGGTTGTCTGGTTTGCATCCCGGGGCCGCGCCAGAAGTGCTGGCCCTGGACCCGGAGCAGAACATCTTTCTGTTGAAAGGAGCAGGCCATGAAAAAGTCGGGCCAGAGAAAGCCCAGACAGCAGTCCAGCTTCTTGCCACCCTCCAGCGCAAAACCGAAAGCCGCACCGGGGAACTGCTGCAACTGGGGTGTCTGGACCGGGGATGTCAGGCCCTCAAGCAGCATGTGCAGGACCTTCTGGTAGACGATGGGGCTCTGGGTGCAGGTGACCTGCTGACCCCCGAAGAGCAGATCAGGCTGAAAAACACCCTTCCAGTGCTGCACCAGATGCTGGACGATCTGGACAGCAGTCCCATCCCATCCACCCTGGTGCATGGAGACGTGCATCTGGGGAATGTGGTTTCAGAGGGCGACACCCTGACTTTTCTGGACTGGAGCGACGGTTCGGTCAGCCATCCTTTCATCGACATGAACAGCAGGTATTTGCTGGACAGCGAAAATCCTGATGAACTCCAGCAGTTGACCGACAGCTATTTGCAGGCATGGACCGATGTGCTGCCGCTGGAAGATCTGCGGGAGCTTCATAAAAAAGCGGTGCTGGCTGGAGAGCTGCACAGGGCGGTCAGTTACCACCGCTACATCATTCCCGGAGTGGGGGGAAAGAGCGACTGGGACGATGCTTACATCTGGCACCTCAAAAACGTTCTGAACGTGCTGGAGAGGTGA